A window from Chloracidobacterium sp. encodes these proteins:
- the larB gene encoding nickel pincer cofactor biosynthesis protein LarB — protein MTHDELRSLLLAVRAGTCSPDDALARLAGWPAETLTDADGRPFATLDHGRALRQGFPEVVYGASKTPEQLAAIVARLSSQHPNILVTRASEAAYQAVRAVAPEAQWDALSQTLVIRRDMTRYGGGLIAVVCAGTTDLPAAREALLTCEVMGNETTLIADVGVAGLHRLLSHLDTLRQARVVICVAGMEAALASVVGGLVAVPVVAVPTSVGYGVALNGLTALLGMLNSCAPNVTVVNIDNGFGAGYVASLINRRSGC, from the coding sequence ATGACACACGATGAACTAAGAAGCCTGTTGCTTGCCGTCCGTGCGGGGACGTGTTCGCCGGACGACGCCTTGGCGCGGCTGGCCGGCTGGCCTGCCGAGACATTGACCGACGCAGACGGACGGCCGTTCGCCACGCTTGATCACGGTCGGGCGTTGCGGCAGGGCTTCCCAGAGGTCGTCTACGGCGCGTCAAAGACCCCGGAGCAACTGGCGGCGATTGTGGCGCGCCTGAGCAGCCAACATCCCAACATTTTGGTAACGCGCGCGTCGGAAGCTGCTTACCAAGCGGTCAGAGCGGTCGCCCCAGAAGCACAGTGGGACGCCTTGTCGCAAACGCTTGTTATCCGACGTGATATGACGCGCTACGGCGGCGGACTCATCGCCGTTGTATGCGCCGGTACGACCGATTTACCGGCGGCGCGGGAGGCCTTGCTCACGTGCGAGGTCATGGGCAACGAAACCACGCTCATTGCGGATGTCGGCGTCGCCGGCCTGCACCGCCTGCTAAGCCATCTGGACACGCTCCGGCAGGCGCGTGTCGTCATTTGCGTCGCCGGGATGGAGGCGGCGCTGGCGTCGGTCGTCGGCGGTCTTGTGGCGGTTCCAGTCGTCGCCGTGCCGACCAGCGTCGGCTATGGCGTGGCGCTGAACGGTCTGACGGCGTTGCTTGGGATGCTCAACAGCTGCGCGCCTAACGTAACCGTCGTCAACATTGACAACGGCTTCGGCGCAGGGTATGTCGCTTCCCTCATCAACCGCCGGTCCGGTTGCTGA